From Salvelinus sp. IW2-2015 linkage group LG18, ASM291031v2, whole genome shotgun sequence, a single genomic window includes:
- the LOC111977873 gene encoding ribonuclease P protein subunit p30, whose translation MAVFMDLNISYTTDKKRLQNVIATAAHLGYSTVAINYVVDLQQNKQGIGKPKCVSELYDTFPIVQGKSRTIKVLNRLTVVASDPSHFRPTAEYKAYDLVAVYPKTEKLFHAACMTFDVDIICVAVTEKQPFFFKRSPVNGAIERGVFFEISYAPAIRDSTMRRYTIANSISLVEMCKGKNVIVTSGAEKPLELRGPYDIGNLGLLFGLSEGDGKSAISTNCRSVHLHGETRKTALXIVHTMKKDQPLTERQEDVPASKRAKIETA comes from the exons ATGGCTGTGTTTATGGATTTGAATATTAGTTACACAACCGATAAAAAACGACTTCAGAATGTTATTGCAACAGCAGCGCACC TTGGATACTCCACAGTTGCCATCAATTATGTGGTTGATTTGCAACAAAATAAACAG GGAATTGGCAAACCAAAATGTGTCTCAGAGCTGTATGATACATTCCCCATAGTGCAG GGTAAATCCAGAACAATCAAGGTTTTAAACCGACTGACAGTTGTGGCCTCAGACCCATCACACTTT AGACCAACTGCAGAGTACAAAGCCTATGACTTAGTGGCTGTCTATCCTAAAACAGAGAAGTTGTTTCAT GCAGCTTGCATGACATTCGATGTTGACATCATCTGTGTMGCAGTGACAGAAAAACAACCCTTCTTTTTCAAAAGATCTCCAGTAAATGGG GCAATTGAAAGAGGTGTGTTCTTTGAAATAAGTTACGCACCTGCAATCCGAGACTCCACCATGAGAAGATACACCATCGCAAATTCCATCAGTCTCGTGGAGATGTGCAAAGGAAAG aaTGTAATTGTGACGAGTGGGGCAGAAAAG CCCCTTGAGTTGAGAGGACCCTACGACATTGGCAACTT AGGCCTACTTTTTGGCCTGTCCGAAGGCGATGGAAAATCTGCAATCTCCACCAACTGTCGCTCAGTCCACTTACATGGAG AAACAAGAAAGACTGCCTTGRGTATTGTACACACTATGAAGAAAGACCAGCCATTGACTGAGAGACAGGAGGATGTTCCAGCATCAAAGAGGGCTAAGATTGAGACTGCATAG
- the LOC111977872 gene encoding ankyrin repeat domain-containing protein 1 isoform X2: MGIQRVTAKKCEGNEPGEEEYSEGEYETSVNQEKQDDLRSHKDSLANTDVPLNLNVDKSGHLRLETIDDLQNILQLRKSRKRARRVQVCKPPPPPETVPYYVNEEDFFKACEENKLPLIERYLEKSGDINACDNFRRTGLHRACMQGHVDVVKRLLEAGASIEYKDKLDATAVHSACRGGSMSVLQLLLNQDGSFSARDKLRSTPLHVAVRTGHYECAEQLVHCGADVNAKDREGDTPMHDAVRLNRFKIIQLLLLHGANPKLKNCVGKSPLESTLEWQSGAKSILSNFKDDVKTPVKSSRVLFS, translated from the exons ATGGGTATTCAAAGA GTTACCGCCAAAAAATGCGAGGGCAACGAGCCTGGAGAAGAGGAGTATTCAGAGGGAGAATACGAGACATCAGTtaaccaggagaaacaagatgaCCTGCGATCTCACAAGGACAGCCTGGCTAACACGGATGTCCCCTTGAATTTAAAT GTAGACAAATCTGGACATCTGAGGTTAGAGACAATTGATGACCTCCAGAATATTCTGCAACTGAGGAAGtcaagaaagagagcgagaagagtaCAAGTTTGCAAGCCACCACCCCCACCAGAGACTGTG CCTTATTATGTGAATGAGGAAGATTTCTTCAAGGCCTGCGAGGAGAACAAACTGCCATTGATCGAGAGGTATCTGGAAAAATCGGGAGATATCAACGCTTGTGACAAT TTCAGACGcacaggcctgcacagagcttgCATGCAGGGACACGTGGATGTTGTGAAGAGGCTACTGGAGGCTGGAGCTTCAATTGAGTACAAAGACAAG CTGGATGCTACTGCTGTCCACTCTGCCTGCCGAGGAGGAAGCATGTCTGTGTTACAACTGCTGCTCAACCAAGACGGCAGCTTCTCTGCCAGGGATAAG CTCCGCAGCACTCCCCTTCATGTTGCAGTGAGAACCGGTCACTATGAATGTGCTGAACAACTAGTGCACTGTGGAGCTGACGTCAATGCCAAAGACAGG gaAGGAGATACTCCCATGCACGATGCAGTGAGACTGAACAGATTCAAAATCATCCAACTACTCCTGCTTCATGGAGCCAATCCAAAACTCAAGAATTGT gtgggaaagtCACCATTAGAAAGCACTCTGGAGTGGCAGAGTGGGGCTAAATCGATTCTCAGCAACTTCAAGGATGATGTAAAAACTCCAGTCAAGTCAAGTAGAGTCCTGTTCAGTTAA
- the LOC111977872 gene encoding ankyrin repeat domain-containing protein 1 isoform X1: MDPATAENVTAKKCEGNEPGEEEYSEGEYETSVNQEKQDDLRSHKDSLANTDVPLNLNVDKSGHLRLETIDDLQNILQLRKSRKRARRVQVCKPPPPPETVPYYVNEEDFFKACEENKLPLIERYLEKSGDINACDNFRRTGLHRACMQGHVDVVKRLLEAGASIEYKDKLDATAVHSACRGGSMSVLQLLLNQDGSFSARDKLRSTPLHVAVRTGHYECAEQLVHCGADVNAKDREGDTPMHDAVRLNRFKIIQLLLLHGANPKLKNCVGKSPLESTLEWQSGAKSILSNFKDDVKTPVKSSRVLFS, translated from the exons GTTACCGCCAAAAAATGCGAGGGCAACGAGCCTGGAGAAGAGGAGTATTCAGAGGGAGAATACGAGACATCAGTtaaccaggagaaacaagatgaCCTGCGATCTCACAAGGACAGCCTGGCTAACACGGATGTCCCCTTGAATTTAAAT GTAGACAAATCTGGACATCTGAGGTTAGAGACAATTGATGACCTCCAGAATATTCTGCAACTGAGGAAGtcaagaaagagagcgagaagagtaCAAGTTTGCAAGCCACCACCCCCACCAGAGACTGTG CCTTATTATGTGAATGAGGAAGATTTCTTCAAGGCCTGCGAGGAGAACAAACTGCCATTGATCGAGAGGTATCTGGAAAAATCGGGAGATATCAACGCTTGTGACAAT TTCAGACGcacaggcctgcacagagcttgCATGCAGGGACACGTGGATGTTGTGAAGAGGCTACTGGAGGCTGGAGCTTCAATTGAGTACAAAGACAAG CTGGATGCTACTGCTGTCCACTCTGCCTGCCGAGGAGGAAGCATGTCTGTGTTACAACTGCTGCTCAACCAAGACGGCAGCTTCTCTGCCAGGGATAAG CTCCGCAGCACTCCCCTTCATGTTGCAGTGAGAACCGGTCACTATGAATGTGCTGAACAACTAGTGCACTGTGGAGCTGACGTCAATGCCAAAGACAGG gaAGGAGATACTCCCATGCACGATGCAGTGAGACTGAACAGATTCAAAATCATCCAACTACTCCTGCTTCATGGAGCCAATCCAAAACTCAAGAATTGT gtgggaaagtCACCATTAGAAAGCACTCTGGAGTGGCAGAGTGGGGCTAAATCGATTCTCAGCAACTTCAAGGATGATGTAAAAACTCCAGTCAAGTCAAGTAGAGTCCTGTTCAGTTAA